aTTGGATCAAGAGAGTGAGATTCCATCACCAAGAGAGTTAGGAAGTAGGTCCTCATAGTCTATACTTTTTTCAGTCCTTATGATGCTAAACTCATTTGATCAGAACATAAATAAGTTATCATggtaaggttttttttttttcacaaagttAAAATACCTCTCCAGGTTACTGCCTTGTCAAATGTTGAAGCCAAGAAGAGGTTTGAAATTTTGGAAGCAGTTAGTGGCACAATGGATGCGAATCTTCGTTACTTCAAACTGGTAGACATTGTGTTTGTATATATATCTTCTGCAACATATTCTTTGTCACCGTGCTTGTCCTaagtaaatttaacataaaagagaATTCAAAAATATAAGACTTCAAAAATACATATGATACAAGATTAGATAGTTAATGGCATGCAAAAATTTAACATAAAGAGAATTCATTCTAACTTCTTTGCAATTGCAGAAAGAGTTGAAAAATGATCCCAAAAAGGTTAGTTGAAGTGGAAGCTGACTTTTGACTTTTCTTATTGACAGTTGACTATTCTTGCTCAAACATAAACTCTATTCCACCAACTAACTATTCTTATTAACACCTATTTCCAATAGAATTTGTTCTTACAACAATTACAGCATGCTTGTTAGTAGCGACAATAGCCAAAGACTCAGACAAATCTCATGTCCACCAAGAATGGCTAACCAGACACTGCCATCTATGGCTACTTCACCGTCATCATTTTCTTCCAAAAAACacgatgttttcattagttttaaaGGCGATGACACACGCAACAACTTCACAAGCCATCTTTGTGCTGCTCTTAACCAAAGCAAGATATATACAAGTCTTCATAGACAACAGAATCTCCAAGGGAGATGAGAACTCTTCCTCAGTCTTCAAAGCCATAAGGGATTCCAATGTGTCTGTGGTTGTTCTGTCAAAGGACTATGCTTCCTCGACATGGTGCATGCATGAACTCAACAAAATACTCAAGCAAAAGAGACATGGTAAGGGCCACATTATGGTACCTGTGTTCTATAAGATTGACCCTTCACATATTAGGAAGCAAATTGGCACTTACAAGAAAGCATTTGAGAAACATGAGAGAGATGTCAAACACAACATTCTGCTGAAATGGAAAGCTGTTCTCACTGAAGTAGCCAATTTAGTTGGGTAGGATTCACAGAATTACAGGTAACAAATCTTTCATTCATTCTTTGTTTCTTCTCTTTAGTTATCTCTATAAATATGCTTGTGGTGCCATTCCTTTATGCATGATAGGACCGAATTGGAACTTGTTGAGGAAGTTGTCAAAGATGTTATGCAAAAATTGAATTGCATATATCCCCCTTTGAGATAAGTTAAATTTCGATTGTATGGATTGATTATTTTTATACTTTGCTGCTGATTATGCAGCTTGTTACAAGTGTTTTTTCTTGTTAGGTTTGTAATATGGAATCGAAGCATAGGGTTAAGGAATCGAAGCATCTGGTGGAAATGGCGAAATCTATAAGTACACTTGGAAAAGTACCTTTTCCTCCTCATCTTGATAAGAAGGCAAGTGTTTTTTCTTGCTCGGTTTGTAATATGGAATATAATAATTGATAATCTTGAGAAATAATAAAGAAATAATCTTGGAGTTatctcatatgtatatatattactACAATGTTCAAATAATATAGATCTtagcttttatatatatatatatataacaaaatggAACAGGTTCCAAAATATATAGCAGAAAAAGCACCTAAAAATCTTCGTGGAGGACTTGCAACAACAAACCAGCTTCTCATTGTGATTTGGATCGTCAGTCTCATTCTTAATAGGAAGTGTTGTAAATTGGAGACTACTAGCACTAGCAGGTAATTAAGTAACAACatcatttaatttatatatacaaaTCTTGCTTTAAAATAGTCTAATTCTATTGGCtttacttgaaaattttgaagggtTAGCACTTTGCGTTTGCTTGTTGATTAGTTTGTGTTTCATTAGAACTTAAACTTTTTAAAGAGTTGGTCCTAGATGTAGCATCATTTCCTTTTTGACAATGAGGTTAAGACTTAAGAGTTTGATCCTTAGGTATACCTATCTCTTAAATGAATGAGTTCTAGCAGAAACTAGATTAAGCCTCTGCATTGTCAAGTTTAAGCCCAAATGGAATTTTTTGAGGGCATGTTAGTGATATTTTGCCATTCAAGAATCTCCATTAACAGTTTAAGTATTTAGGAAAGAGGGCACCTAACACCATTAAACCGCTTAATTTTAGAAACGTCATCGTTATGTTTACCTAATCATAAACTCATGGTAATGTTTcctttaactagtctttttcttggGGTTTTCAATTGTAGCCACTAGAACAGTTGGTGTTATCAGTAAAATTGATCAGGCTGCTGCAGAACCAAAAGCTCTTGCAGCAGTGTAGGCTCTCCTATTGAACCAGGGACCCCCCAAAACATCTGATATTACATGGGTTGCTTTGATTGGCCAATCTGTATCTATAGCTTCTGCACAGTCTTAGAGTGCAGCATCTGAGAACTCTTTGGAAACCGCTTGGCGAGCAGAGACTGAAAGTTTGAAATCAATATTGACTGGAGCTCCTCCAAACAAGCTTGGGAGAGTTGCCTTGGTTGAGTCTCTTGCTGGACAGATTTGCAACCGCATGAAACTAAGGCTTCCAATTCTTCTCACTGGGTACTTAGTTTTTGCTAGCTTATGTTTCCTTGTTTATTATAAATGTCATATTTCCCAGCAAGGAACAGGATTAAGGGAGACTGAGCATGTTGTGTAACATGAAAATGGATAATGACTGCAAAGGGAGTGCACATTCAATTTAAAAGTGATGAAAAATCACATTGTTAAATTTAGATTTATACTACTAATTATCTGTAAAATGCATTTATAACTAATAACAAATGGCTCACTTTAGAGTGTGTTGTTTAATTTTATTAAGTTGGCTTGGGGTTTTGAGTGGCTTCAAAAACTATGATGATCCTttgctaaaaattaaaaatgctgCAATCTTTTGATTTTTATATGGCAATATTTAGGTCTTCTCAATGCTCGATACAAGTAGCCTGTACCATGCAGTAGCTACTTGTaagttgtttagatttaattagTTCTTTTATTGCGGTGAAAAATGAATAACAGCATTTATTTCAACTTCTGTGAGCTTCTTGAACATAAATATCACATACCTTATTTAATTTGCAGATTGTAGCTGTACACTTAGTGTTGTTGCACTTTGCATTGGTGACTCCTTTATAATATGTTTACCCTTTTAATTCTATAGGAGGTGATGAACATGCCAGATTTGGCTATGCAATCTTTGGCCTTAACAATTCACCATTTAAAGGAATTTGGGTTTGAGAGAATTGTATGCTCAGGTTTTTCTTTAAGGCCATTCTCAAGAAATATGGAAATGACCTTTTCAGCCAATGCGTTTCAACAACTAGAGGTAATTATATCTGGAGCATAATTTTTATTGGCATGCTGGatgatttcttttttctttttctgtttgtttTGAACTGTGATAACAAACTGTTATTGTATGTACTTTAATTTTCATCATACCATTTTGGACTCTATTGTGTATACTTGTTGCTAATGgatgtttttatgtgatttcagattttaaaaaataatagtgATGGATCTGAGAATGGAACCTTGCTGCAAATTATGAATCGCACCCTTACTATATTCGGTTCTAGGCTTCTTAGGCATTGGGTACGAGGTGCTTCTAGTTTTGATAATCCACCATTGAATGTTGAATTATTGATTCTTTCAGCTAAAGAAAATCCTTTATCTAATTGTTCTTATTCATGAAACAGGTATCTCACCCGTTATGCGATCAGACCATGATTTCTGCTTGTCTTCATGCTGTATCTGAAATTGCAGAGTCCATGAAACAGGtatcaaaatatttattttacaTGATTCACTTTCGTTCTCATGAGAATACTCGTAGTAGTCTCATGATGGAATCGAACCCTATTGAGAACTATGAAAATTCAAGCATCTCCTTTAATTCATATAGCTTTGATGAGACTTGTGACACGGTGTTCTTTGACATGAAAAGACTGTGGCCCTTTCATCAAGTGGATGAACTTCAATAAGTACTGACTACGTACTAATAAGTGGTCTTTGATTACATTAAGGATTATCTTCAATCGTAACCATAATTTAAAGCCCTGGTGAAGAGCTTCATGAAAGATTAGTGCTAGCTGTAGGGGAAAGGATATTGGCGGAGACCACTTTATCAAactttaatttcttcttttttgttttatagTTAGTATATTGTGAAGCATGCAATTCTTTCTATTTCCATAAATAAGCTAATTAGGAAACCTAAAAATATATCAGCAatagtatttctattttatttgtaattCATTAATTCCAGAATTGTGTTCTTTATTTTAATATGATTTCATGGTTGGTGCTGATTGTTGCAGTCACACTATGTTTTGTTGCTCTGTTCCTTCAAAGAACAACTTCCAACATGTTCGTGTCCATGCAATGAAAGCAGTAATGGCTTGCTGGGAGATTGAGCAATCCTTACAAAGTCTAACAGGTGCAATAATTgtgttcttttttcattttttatcttaaaataataataataataaaccaagttgtgaaatgaaaattaattaaaatgaacatgattttttttcagaaaaaagTTGGGCGTGAAAATAAGTACTCTAGAGCAAGACAAAAGAAGGATTGGACTGAGGACAGAAATTATCATGACAAAGTGCACCAAAAGCTATGATGAAAATTTTATGTATTAAGAGCTACATgttaagatatttataattaaaaaattatattatgttAGATACTTTATTTGTACAAgggttattacttttgatttttaatactaaaaaataatatattatgtttaatacattgtttatgagttatataatattttgtttatgagtATTGATTTTCTGTTATTGagaaagtttaataaaaaatttatttgtttaatGCGATAAAAATGACGGTTAAAATTTGTCTttgtaaaagataaaaaaatgtcACTTTTATCCACTAAAAAGGATGGGTTGTAACTGCCATTTTAAACATGAAATGCcattttaacttagtaaaaatgGTGGTTTCAAAAGTCATTTTAACTAACTAAAAATGctgttttaaccaaccaaaatgctGCTTTGTcaaggtaaaaatggcggttcatAAACgtcgttttaaccaaccaaaaatgccATTTTCATCCTGGAAATAATGGCGGTTTGaactgccattttaaccaaccaaaactgCTGTTTTAACCC
The DNA window shown above is from Arachis ipaensis cultivar K30076 chromosome B08, Araip1.1, whole genome shotgun sequence and carries:
- the LOC107611201 gene encoding disease resistance protein RPS6-like, whose product is MTHATTSQAIFVLLLTKARYIQVFIDNRISKGDENSSSVFKAIRDSNVSVVVLSKDYASSTWCMHELNKILKQKRHGKGHIMVPVFYKIDPSHIRKQIGTYKKAFEKHERDVKHNILLKWKAVLTEVCNMESKHRVKESKHLVEMAKSITTRTVGVISKIDQAAAEPKALAAV
- the LOC107613744 gene encoding DNA mismatch repair protein MSH3-like; this encodes MNMPDLAMQSLALTIHHLKEFGFERIVCSGFSLRPFSRNMEMTFSANAFQQLEILKNNSDGSENGTLLQIMNRTLTIFGSRLLRHWTMISACLHAVSEIAESMKQSHYVLLLCSFKEQLPTCSCPCNESSNGLLGD